TAATAACTTTGTTGGCGATAAATATTTTTTAACCCAATAATAGAGACGAAGATATGTTTGTGATTCAATCTACTTTTCAAGCTTCAACAGGCAAATGGTTTTGCTGTAGCTTTTCTTCGTGCTTTTTCAATCGTATAGTTTTTAAACAATATATAAGAAAGCCTCGAAGACATTCGGGCTTTTTTGTTGGCTGTTAGATTTATTATTCTATTTGATTCTTCAAAAAATTCCCGGATTATCCATTTTAACACCTGTTTTTAGCAGGATTTTATAAGATAATAAGATAATAATGGGAAGTAAACTTTCTGGGAAAGACCTCATTAAATTGGGTTTTCCAAAAACTAATGCGATTAACATTGCATTGGGGCAAATTACGCGATATAGGAAACGCGAAAAAAAAGAACAAATATTATTAGAGGCAAAATCTGTGTTATTAAATCCCGATCAATTTCTAGGACATGGAACATGGGGGAAGGTCGCTGAAGGATTGATAAAACCTGTTGAAGTGCGCTTGCAACAATTAAGAACTCAAAGAGTGCCATTTTCTGTATTTGGAGAGAATGAGATCGATGAAGTTGCAAAGAGACAGTTATACGATGCCTTAAAGCTTCCAGTTTCAGTTCAGGGTGCTCTTATGCCAGATGCACATTCTGGATATGGATTGCCAATAGGTGGGGTACTAGCAACAGACAATGCTGTAATTCCATTTGGTGTAGGGGTAGATATTGGTTGCAGGATGAGTCTTTCTATCTTTGATATTCCAGCATCTTACATTAAAGGTAAAGAATTTCAATTAAGAAATATCTTGAAAGATAATACTGCCTTTGGGTTAACAGAAACTCAAAAGACTAGGACTGATCATGAGTTATTTTCAAGACTGGAATTTCAGGAAATTCCAATACTAAAATCACTGAAGGACAAAGCTTACAAACAGTTAGGCTCCTCAGGAAGTGGAAATCATTTTGTGGAGTTTGGAATTGTAGAACTCGTTGATCCTAAACCAAACTGGGAGTTAGGAAAGGGTTCTTATCTCGCTATTCTGTCACATTCTGGATCACGTGGGCTTGGTGCTAATATTGCCAAACATTATAGTTATTTGGCTACTAAGCAATGTCCTTTGCCAAAACATGTTCAACACTTAGCTTGGTTAGATCTTGACACGCATGATGGTCAAGAATATTGGCTTTCTATGAATCTTGCTGGCGATTATGCCAAAGCCTGCCATGACAACATCCACCAACGGTTGGCTAAGGCCATTGGTAAACGTCCAAGGCTTACTATTGAAAATCACCATAATTTTGCTTGGAAAGAAGTAGTAGGTGATAAAGAATGTATTGTCCATAGGAAAGGAGCAACCCCAGCTTCAGTAGGAATGTTGGGTATTATTCCAGGCTCTATGACAGCCAAAGGATTTATTGTTGAAGGTAAAGGGAACATAGAAAGTATTAATTCAGCTTCGCATGGAGCAGGAAGACAGATGTCTAGAGGTGCTTGTAAGAATTCCATCAGCAAAAGTGAAATGTCCAAGATTTTAGATAGCTATCAGGTAGAATTGATTGGTGGTTCCGTTGATGAAGCTCCAATGGCTTACAAGGATATTGAAAAAGTAATCAGCCTGCAACAGGAATTGGTAAACGTCTTAGGCACATTTACACCTAAGATAGTTAGAATGGACAAATAACTTGATATGGAAAAAATCATAGAAATAAGTTCTGGACGAGGTCCCAAAGAATGTTGTTTAGCTGTTCAGCATGTTTTCCAGAAAATTCAAAAAGAAGCCGAGGTTTTAGATTTGAAGATTATAATAAATGAGAAGGATGTTCAAGACCCATTTCCATCATCTGTGAAATTCAAAATCGTAGGTAAAAACTGCCCTCAATTGATTAGCAGATGGCTTGGAGTAGTTCTTTGGATCTGTCGTAGTCCTTTTAGGCCAAATCATCCTAGAAAAAACTGGTTTGTTGAAGTGCTAGAATTGGATCCATTGGAAGAAAATGTAGGTCTATCTGAAAAGGATGTTCAATTCCAGACTATGAGAAGCAGTGGAGCTGGAGGGCAACACGTGAATAAAGTGAGTTCAGCTGTTAGGGCTATCCATTTACCAAGTGGCCATTCCGTACAAGTGATGGACAGTAGGTCTCAACTGCAGAATAAGCAACTTGCTCTAAAGAGATTAAGGGATTTGCTTGAAAGTGATAACAAACAAGGAGAGGCTCTTTATAATAGAGAACGTTGGAATGATCAGGTTAATATAGATCGAGGAAATCCAGTTTTAATTTTTGAAGGCGACAAGTTTAAAGAAAGAAAATAATGTTCTGAAAGTGCCCGAAAGGGCACTTTTTATTTAATAATCTTTTACTCAAGAGGATATTACAATAAATAAGTAAATTTATTACAGAATTTCAATCACGTTCTAAAAATTATTCACCTATTCCTATTGATTGACATGAGATTTATTAACAAACTAGACAAAGGGCAGAGTGTAATCGGACCATTTTCAAAAACATCAGATCCATCCATGATAGAAGCGATGGGTTTTGCGGGCTTTGATTTTATCATTATTGATCTAGAACATGGACCTAATAGTATTCTAAATGCGCAGAATTTAATCCGAGCTGCACAACTGACTGGAACTTTCCCTATAATTAGAGTGCCTGAAAATGGAGCAATTCATATAGGAAAAGCTTTAGACATCGGTGCAATGGGAGTGCAAGTGCCGCAAATCACCAATGCTGAAGATGCTATGCTAGCAGTAAAAGCTGCTAAGTTTGGACCAATTGGTATGAGGGGAGTATGCAGGTTTGTAAGAGCGGCAGAGTATTCCAACAAGAATCGATTTGAGTATTTCTCCCAATCCAATGAAACTTATGTAATTCTGCAGTTGGAAGGGGCAGAAGCAATTGTAAATATCGAGGAAATCATCAATGTTGAGCATGTCAACATTATTTTCCTGGGGCCTTATGATCTTTCACAGGCAATGGGTGTTCCAGGCCAAATCAATCATCCTCTCGTATTGGAAAAAATTGAATTTATTATATCCAAATGTAAATCAAAAGGTAAAAAAACCGGAATTTTTACAGATAATGTGGAAGATGCGCTGAGATGGAAACAATTTGGAATAGATTATATTTCATATTCTGTTGATGTAGGGATCATTCAGGAGGCTTGTAAGAATATAATTTCGAAATTAATGTAGCAATCATCTCATTAGCAATTCTCTTTAATTTTTCGTACCTTTGTATACATTCATAAAAGGCACCTATCTTATTTCCTCAGCCATTCTAGCTCACTTAAGATTTATCCTTTCATTTTTTAACTTAATTCATTTTAATGCCGAGAAATCAACTTACATTCAAGAAAAAAGAACTAGCAAAAAGAAAACAACAGAAACTGCAAGAAAAGCAGGAGAAGAGAGAACAAAACCGTGCTAACAACAATAAAGGTAAAGCACTGGAAGAAATGTATGCTTACGTAGATGAGTTTGGTAACATTTCTGACACTCCTCCGACTGAAAAGTACAAGTTTAAACCAGAAGATTTAGAGAGACCGAAAGAAGCTGAAGATGAGTTTTTAATCGGACGAGTTTCTTATTACAATGAAGCTGGACACTACGGATTTATTCGTGATAGTGAAACTAGAGAAACTGTTTATTTTAACGACACTCTAGCAGGAAAACCTTTATCACTTAATCAAAACGTAAAATATAAAGCAGTACGTACTAGACAAGGAAACCAGATTTCTGAAGTGGAATTAATCTAGTTTGAATTTCATAGATATAAAAAAAACAGCAATTTAATTGCTGTTTTTTTTGTTTATACTGACATCTGCTTAATTACCCTAACGTGGGAATGTAAGGCTTGCCAAAAGGTTCCAAATTCGTTGTATTTTATATTATGCTTTTCACAAGTTTCCCTTACTATTCTATTCAAGGCTGGATAGTGTACATGACTGATTTTTGGAAATAGGTGATGTTCTACCTGAAAGTTCAATCCGCCCAATAACCATGTCAACACACTATTTTTCGTGGAGAAATTTGAAGTAGTTTGGATTTGATGTATCATCCACTCTTCTTCAATTTTTGGTTGATCTCCAGACTTGAATTCCGTTCCAACAACAACATGTTGCAAGTTGAAAAACTACTGCTAGACAGATTCCACAAACTGCTCCAATTATAAGAATTCCAATTAATGTTGGAAGCCAGCCTACGTAGATAATTGGAATGACAATAAATATACAGGCATGCATTAATTTACTGATCCAAAAAATTACTTTTTCCTTAATGGGGAAGTCAAAATCAAATTTATCTTTTAATCCGCTCTTTTTCTGGCGGAAGTATTTTTCATAATCTTGATAAAATATCCATGCCAAATATGACAGGCCATATAAGAAGATAAAATAAATAGGTTGGTATTTATGATGTTTTTTTAGCTTCTGTTCATGATGAATACGCATAAAGCTTACCTCAATATCAGGATCTTCACCATCGATATTAGTATAGGTATGATGTGCAATGTTATGCTTTTGTTTCCAAAAGTATATATTTCCCCCCAGCAAGTTTAAAGAGTATGACATGATACTATTCACTTTCTTGTTCTCTGAGAAGGAATTATGACCTGCATCATGCATAATATTAAAACCAATTGCAGCTAGGTTTACTCCAAAAATAATGCAAAGCAGAATACTGATAGCCCAATGAGGCTGTACAAATACCAAAACAGAATATAAGGTGATAAAGCTTATTATCAAGATAGTTGCTTTTAGAAATAATTTTCTATTTCCGGTTTTTTTCTGTACTGTGCTATTAAAATAATCGTTGATATTTTTCTTAAGAGACTTTGAAAATAAGGTGTTTATGTTGTTGAACTTAATGGTCGACTTCATTGTATAAATAAAAAATATTGCCTATTTGAGTTATTGATTTTTATGAAAATAAGCAAGTGCAAAATTACATTTTATTCAGCGGAACTTTGTTTAAAGAAAGTTAAAAAATCAGATTTATTTTTAATTTATATTCTGTTCGTAGAACAATATTGTTCAATATCTTCTGCGGTCCTGATGAGGTCAGGTCCAAGCAATCGATATCCATTTTCTTCAATCAAGAAATTATCTTCAATCCTAATTCCAGAAAAATTTCTGAACTCTTCCAAGACATCGTAGTTAATAAATTCCTGGTTCTTCTTTTCAGCTTTCCATATATCAATAAGGTCAGGAATGATATATATTCCAGGTTCTACGGTAAGGACATTTCCAGTCTGCAATTCTTTGCCCAAGCGGAGGGATTTTAAACCAAATGTAATCTGGTCCTTAGGTTCAGCTTCTGTGTATCCGACGTATTGCTCTCCTAAATCTTCCATATCATGTACATCTAGTCCCATCATATGTCCTAGTCCACATTGAAAGAACATGGTATGAGCATGGTTAGCAACTGCGTCCTCTACATTTCCGCACATTAGCCCTACATTACGCAATCCTTCAACCAATGTTTTTGCAGCTTGAAGATGAATATCCTTGAACTTTATTCCAGGTTTCAACAATTCACGAGCCTTCATATAAGCGTCGAGGACAATATTATATAATTCCTTTTGTCGATCATTAAATTTTCCTGATACAGGGAATGTTCTTGTAAGATCTCCAGCATATCCCATAGGAGATTCTGCACCGGAATCGTTTAAAACTAGGTCTCCATTTTTAAGCGAGTTCTCTTGAAATTGATTATGGAGTATGTCTCCATGAATAGTAACTATTGGTGGGTAAGCAAATGTGAAGTTTTGGTCTGCTGCAAATTTCTGCATCGCATTTACGATCTCGTATTCTTTGATTCCTGGCTTCGCCATCCTCATTGCCAATAAGTGCATTTCTGTAGAAACGCGCAGGGACTCCTCGATTTCAACGATTTCTTGTGGCTCTTTTATGCTGCGTTGTTTCACAACAGCTTTAATTAAGTCGACTGAAGGATTCAACTCATCTAAATGTCGATCCAAAACCCGACTTAGTAAGATTTTATTGGATGATTGATAGGGAGGTAAGAAATGAATAGTTCGGTGTGCAAATTTTGCATTGGTCAAATATTTCTCAAGGAAATTAAAAGGTAGTGTTTCTTGAACTCCTGATTTAATGCTTTTTTCTTTTAATGTTTCTTGTCTTCCAGTCCACACAAGAGCATCCATGTCTAATTCATCTCCGAAAATAATCTCCTTATTTTCATCAATGTCAATGATTGCAGCAATAGATGGGCTTTTAATCCCAAAATAATATAGAAATGTACTGTCTTGTCTGAAAGGATAGGTGTTATGTTCGAAATTAATAGGATTCTCAATATTTCCAAGTAATAATATAACGCCATTGGATACTTCCTTGGCTAATTGAATCCTTCTTTCTTGATAAGTGCGAGTCGAAAACATAGTTTGTAATTAGATTGACTAATTTACAGATTTAGTAACGAATGACGATAGAAAAGGAGAATCAAAAATAATTGCATGTTAAAAAATGTCAAAAAAACCTTTATAATTCAGGTATAACAAAAATTTAGGTTAAATTATCTCTTTAATTAAAAAAGATATCTTATGAAATGTCCAAATTGTAATGAAATATTATTAATGACTGAACGTCATCAAATAGAGATAGATTATTGTCCAAATTGCCGTGGGGTCTGGTTGGACAAAGGTGAATTGGATAAGTTGATGGAATATGCTTCTAGCCAAATGATCTCCAGAGAAGATAGGCCTGAACAAAATAGGCCTTCAAGAGGCTATGATAACAGTGATTCCTCACACATGAAAAATTATCAAGAAAATTATAGAGATGACCGGTATTATGATCAACGAGATGATCGTGATTACAGAAATCCTAATCAGAAATACCCTCGAAAGAAAAAATCTTTTCTTTCAGATCTCTTCGATTTTGATTAGATAATATTTTGAAAAAGAATATTGAAATATTTTGATAATCTGGTTGGTGAGTTACCAACCAGATTTTTCTATCTAAGTCTAGTCTAAAATTAATTTTTATTTATTTAATTAATAACCATCCTTCAACTCCAATCTTTGTTCAATTCCTTGGCGGTATCAATTCCCCCTTGATACAGAAAAGGATATTCTAAGGTGTGCAAGAATCTGTTTTTGGATTCATTATCTTGAATAATTAACGTTTCTTGAGTTTTGGCACATTTTACCAAGAGCCTATTTTCGTCCCTAAGAATGGAATAGGAATAAAATTCATTGCTTTCAGACCTTACGGCATGGTACAGCGTCCAAACCTGATTGATGTTAGAAAGCTTAACATTATGGTCTAGCCATATGTTAAAGTCAGTAGTTTCCATGTGTGGTTAGTGTGATTGTGATAGTCGAATGTAATGAATTACATTCTCTATTCTTTACGGTTTACCGGATTTCAATACACTTTTTACAATTATTACCGAATATAGATACTAGTTTTCGGGAATTTATTGAATTACGATTATGTTGTAAAATCATATTTACACGTCTTGAGCTTTAAAATTGTTTACAAATTCTTTTGGCGTCATATCATAAGCTTTAATAAAAGCCTTTGTAAAATAGGATGGTGAACTAAATCCTACCATGTAGCAGACCTCATTTATTCGATAATTTCCTTCCAAGAGCAAGTTGCAGGCTTTTTTGAGTCTATAGGTTCTAACATAATCTCCTGGAGAATAACCTGATACGGCTTTGAGCTTCCTTTGAAAATTAGATCTGCTGAAACCTAGAATATGTACCAATGATTCTACATTAAATTGATCATCTGATAGATTTTTCTCAATCTCATCGTTCAAGTTTTTTAAGAACGAATCATCACTTTTATTAGTCGCCAAGGTAGAGTAGGATGCTAGAGGATTTTTGTTGAAAATCTCTAGTAAACTGTTTCTATTTCTCAATAAACTGCTTATTTGGGCTTTCAGGTAGGTAATAGAAAAGGGTTTTTCAACAAATACATCAGCACCTGTCATCAAGCCTTTGATTTTTGTTGAATTTTCAATTTTTGCTGAAAGTAAAATTATAGGTATATGTGAATAATTAACATTGTTTTTGATAATCTCTGACAAGCTAATTCCATCGATCTCCGGCATCATAATATCGGAGATAATTAAGTTATAGCTTTCCACCTCAAGTTTTTCCAAGGCTAATTTTCCATTTTCAACGATGTCTATTTTATAATCCTCTTGAAGGGATTGCCCAATAAAAGAAGTAATGTCAGGATTGTCATCGATTAATAGGATTTTTTGCAGTCCGGAAGTTTCAAAATGCTCATTTTCTAAGTCATATAAGTCAGAGCTATTTAATGTTATTTCTGGTAATTTTGGATAATTAGTAAAGCTAAAAATAAAGCTTGTTCCTTTTGGTGTTATATCCTTTATATCAATTTTTCCTCCCAATTGATTACTGAAATGTTTGACTAAAGAAAGTCCAATTCCTGTTCCTGAATGACTTTTATTGGAGCTAATCTGATAGAACGGGTCAAAAATGAGATTCTTGTATTCATTAGGAATCCCTTTTCCATCATCACTGACACTTATGTAATAGGTTTCATCCTCATTTATTCCGAGTTCAAGAACAATTAATCTATCTGCAAATTTAATTGCATTGCTCAAAAGGTTGCTGATAATTTTTGTAATTGCTTCTAAGTCGGACTCTACAATTACCTCTGCTTTGGATGGCAAAACTAAATCCAATTTTAATTTTTTGCTATGAGCTGATTTTTTAAATCTTTCATAAATTTCGGTCAGAAAAGCTTTCAGATCGATGTTCTCAGGATGAATCTGTAATCGTCCTTCATCCATTTTTCTGAAGTCTAATAATTGGTTGATCAAAATATGCAACCTCTCCACAGTTTCTTTCGATTATATGTAAGTTGTTTTTTACCTCTGTGCTTATGTTTTTCTTTTCAAGAATTTCTTCCAAAGGGGCACTGATTAAACTTACCGGAGTTCTTATTTCATGGGCAACATTTGTGAAAAATTCAATTTTTGAAGCGTAAGATTTCTGTTCCTGCTCTATTTTGAAATTTGCTAATTGTCTTTGATGTTTTTCTTTATTTGATTTCTCATAATATCTGATAATTAGATATATAATAGTTAGTACAAGTAGAGTGTAAAATATTTTTGCAGGAATTGACAACCAAAATGGTGGTAAGATTTCTATTTGTATACTAGTTCCTTCTTCGTTCCATAAATTATCATTGTTGCTAGCTTTTACCTTAAATGTATATTTTCCTGCTGGTAAGTTTACATAGGAAACTGATTGTCGATTTGCTGCATTTGTCCAATTATCATCTGCTCCTTCCAGCATATAGGAATATTGATTTTGACTAGGAGAAAGGTAACTCAAGCTGACGAATGAAATGGTAAATGATGATTGACCATGTTTTAATATAATGGGTTGATCGGTGTTCAACTTCTCCTGTATATCTTTTGACAGTTGACTGTTTTCATTATTCAAAAGTTCAAGACCCGTAATTTCAATATTAGGTTTTACTTTGTTCTTTATATCAGAGAAAGTTTGTGGGTAGAAGCTAGTGAACCCATTTATTCCGCCAAAATAAAACTTTCCGTCTCTTGATTTATAGGAGGACTTATAATTGAACTGATTACTTTGAAAACCGTTGTCAATGGTATATAATTCATGTTTTTTGGGATTGTCTGGGTGGAAGTGAATTATCCCTTTATTACTGCTTAACCATAAATTTCCATCAGGATCATCTAAAACCCCATAAATTACATTGTTGGGCAAGCCGTTGGCTTGGGAAATATTTTTAAAACTATCGTTTGTTCTATCATAGATAAATATGCCTTTCCCTTCACTTGTAA
The Sphingobacterium daejeonense genome window above contains:
- a CDS encoding RtcB family protein; translation: MGSKLSGKDLIKLGFPKTNAINIALGQITRYRKREKKEQILLEAKSVLLNPDQFLGHGTWGKVAEGLIKPVEVRLQQLRTQRVPFSVFGENEIDEVAKRQLYDALKLPVSVQGALMPDAHSGYGLPIGGVLATDNAVIPFGVGVDIGCRMSLSIFDIPASYIKGKEFQLRNILKDNTAFGLTETQKTRTDHELFSRLEFQEIPILKSLKDKAYKQLGSSGSGNHFVEFGIVELVDPKPNWELGKGSYLAILSHSGSRGLGANIAKHYSYLATKQCPLPKHVQHLAWLDLDTHDGQEYWLSMNLAGDYAKACHDNIHQRLAKAIGKRPRLTIENHHNFAWKEVVGDKECIVHRKGATPASVGMLGIIPGSMTAKGFIVEGKGNIESINSASHGAGRQMSRGACKNSISKSEMSKILDSYQVELIGGSVDEAPMAYKDIEKVISLQQELVNVLGTFTPKIVRMDK
- the prfH gene encoding peptide chain release factor H produces the protein MEKIIEISSGRGPKECCLAVQHVFQKIQKEAEVLDLKIIINEKDVQDPFPSSVKFKIVGKNCPQLISRWLGVVLWICRSPFRPNHPRKNWFVEVLELDPLEENVGLSEKDVQFQTMRSSGAGGQHVNKVSSAVRAIHLPSGHSVQVMDSRSQLQNKQLALKRLRDLLESDNKQGEALYNRERWNDQVNIDRGNPVLIFEGDKFKERK
- a CDS encoding HpcH/HpaI aldolase family protein produces the protein MRFINKLDKGQSVIGPFSKTSDPSMIEAMGFAGFDFIIIDLEHGPNSILNAQNLIRAAQLTGTFPIIRVPENGAIHIGKALDIGAMGVQVPQITNAEDAMLAVKAAKFGPIGMRGVCRFVRAAEYSNKNRFEYFSQSNETYVILQLEGAEAIVNIEEIINVEHVNIIFLGPYDLSQAMGVPGQINHPLVLEKIEFIISKCKSKGKKTGIFTDNVEDALRWKQFGIDYISYSVDVGIIQEACKNIISKLM
- a CDS encoding cold-shock protein encodes the protein MPRNQLTFKKKELAKRKQQKLQEKQEKREQNRANNNKGKALEEMYAYVDEFGNISDTPPTEKYKFKPEDLERPKEAEDEFLIGRVSYYNEAGHYGFIRDSETRETVYFNDTLAGKPLSLNQNVKYKAVRTRQGNQISEVELI
- a CDS encoding fatty acid desaturase family protein; this translates as MIHQIQTTSNFSTKNSVLTWLLGGLNFQVEHHLFPKISHVHYPALNRIVRETCEKHNIKYNEFGTFWQALHSHVRVIKQMSV
- a CDS encoding fatty acid desaturase family protein — protein: MKSTIKFNNINTLFSKSLKKNINDYFNSTVQKKTGNRKLFLKATILIISFITLYSVLVFVQPHWAISILLCIIFGVNLAAIGFNIMHDAGHNSFSENKKVNSIMSYSLNLLGGNIYFWKQKHNIAHHTYTNIDGEDPDIEVSFMRIHHEQKLKKHHKYQPIYFIFLYGLSYLAWIFYQDYEKYFRQKKSGLKDKFDFDFPIKEKVIFWISKLMHACIFIVIPIIYVGWLPTLIGILIIGAVCGICLAVVFQLATCCCWNGIQVWRSTKN
- a CDS encoding aminopeptidase P family protein → MFSTRTYQERRIQLAKEVSNGVILLLGNIENPINFEHNTYPFRQDSTFLYYFGIKSPSIAAIIDIDENKEIIFGDELDMDALVWTGRQETLKEKSIKSGVQETLPFNFLEKYLTNAKFAHRTIHFLPPYQSSNKILLSRVLDRHLDELNPSVDLIKAVVKQRSIKEPQEIVEIEESLRVSTEMHLLAMRMAKPGIKEYEIVNAMQKFAADQNFTFAYPPIVTIHGDILHNQFQENSLKNGDLVLNDSGAESPMGYAGDLTRTFPVSGKFNDRQKELYNIVLDAYMKARELLKPGIKFKDIHLQAAKTLVEGLRNVGLMCGNVEDAVANHAHTMFFQCGLGHMMGLDVHDMEDLGEQYVGYTEAEPKDQITFGLKSLRLGKELQTGNVLTVEPGIYIIPDLIDIWKAEKKNQEFINYDVLEEFRNFSGIRIEDNFLIEENGYRLLGPDLIRTAEDIEQYCSTNRI
- a CDS encoding TFIIB-type zinc ribbon-containing protein → MKCPNCNEILLMTERHQIEIDYCPNCRGVWLDKGELDKLMEYASSQMISREDRPEQNRPSRGYDNSDSSHMKNYQENYRDDRYYDQRDDRDYRNPNQKYPRKKKSFLSDLFDFD
- a CDS encoding hybrid sensor histidine kinase/response regulator transcription factor, with the translated sequence MERLHILINQLLDFRKMDEGRLQIHPENIDLKAFLTEIYERFKKSAHSKKLKLDLVLPSKAEVIVESDLEAITKIISNLLSNAIKFADRLIVLELGINEDETYYISVSDDGKGIPNEYKNLIFDPFYQISSNKSHSGTGIGLSLVKHFSNQLGGKIDIKDITPKGTSFIFSFTNYPKLPEITLNSSDLYDLENEHFETSGLQKILLIDDNPDITSFIGQSLQEDYKIDIVENGKLALEKLEVESYNLIISDIMMPEIDGISLSEIIKNNVNYSHIPIILLSAKIENSTKIKGLMTGADVFVEKPFSITYLKAQISSLLRNRNSLLEIFNKNPLASYSTLATNKSDDSFLKNLNDEIEKNLSDDQFNVESLVHILGFSRSNFQRKLKAVSGYSPGDYVRTYRLKKACNLLLEGNYRINEVCYMVGFSSPSYFTKAFIKAYDMTPKEFVNNFKAQDV